A stretch of the Filimonas lacunae genome encodes the following:
- a CDS encoding S1C family serine protease, which produces MEDIQLIEATERYLNGTMSEVEKAEFEQLRKNTPEIDQMVVEHKLFLHQMDAYAEHRDLKQSLHDAHTRLVEKGAINENSTPVQKGKVIQFWHKYRRVTGIAASIAGVTALAISWMVTAFSPNNNKSELKLLIREINQIKRNQQQQDSKINEVESKLPKGVTLKGGGSAFLLDSKGYLLTNAHVIKDAKGLLVVNKGKEYSASIIYVDAAQDLAVLKINDSDFTTAARLPYGIRKNSSELGEEVFTLGYPRNDIVYNMGYLSSRTGYEGDTNRYQISLPANPGNSGGPVFNKNGEIIGVLSSRQTQTEGAVFAIKSKGIYQMLDEMKKADTTAKRIKLPVNSNLKGVERKQQIAEIEDCVFLVNVYN; this is translated from the coding sequence ATGGAAGATATTCAATTAATTGAGGCAACGGAGCGGTACTTAAACGGTACCATGAGCGAAGTGGAAAAAGCGGAATTTGAACAACTGCGTAAAAATACGCCGGAGATAGACCAGATGGTGGTAGAGCATAAACTGTTTCTGCATCAGATGGATGCATACGCTGAACACCGCGATTTAAAACAGTCGCTTCACGATGCACATACCCGCCTGGTAGAAAAAGGCGCTATTAACGAAAACAGCACCCCTGTTCAAAAGGGTAAAGTAATTCAGTTCTGGCATAAGTACAGACGTGTTACAGGCATTGCGGCATCTATTGCAGGTGTTACTGCTTTAGCCATCAGCTGGATGGTAACAGCATTCTCCCCTAATAACAACAAGTCGGAACTAAAGCTGTTAATACGTGAAATAAACCAGATTAAGCGTAACCAGCAGCAACAGGATAGCAAAATAAATGAGGTAGAAAGCAAACTGCCCAAAGGTGTTACCTTAAAAGGTGGCGGTAGTGCCTTTTTACTCGATTCAAAAGGTTACCTGTTAACCAATGCGCACGTTATTAAAGACGCCAAAGGCTTATTGGTGGTAAACAAAGGCAAAGAATACAGCGCCAGCATTATTTATGTTGATGCAGCACAGGATCTGGCCGTATTAAAAATCAACGATTCAGATTTCACTACAGCTGCCCGCCTGCCTTATGGCATACGTAAAAATAGTTCTGAACTGGGCGAGGAAGTATTTACCTTAGGTTACCCACGTAACGACATTGTATATAATATGGGCTATTTAAGCTCACGTACCGGTTACGAAGGAGATACCAACCGTTATCAGATTTCTTTACCAGCCAACCCAGGAAACTCTGGTGGCCCGGTATTCAATAAAAACGGGGAAATTATCGGTGTGTTAAGTTCAAGACAAACTCAAACCGAAGGTGCCGTGTTCGCTATCAAATCTAAAGGCATTTATCAAATGCTGGATGAAATGAAAAAGGCCGACACCACCGCCAAAAGAATTAAGTTACCAGTTAACTCCAATTTAAAAGGAGTAGAACGCAAACAGCAGATTGCTGAAATTGAAGACTGCGTGTTCCTGGTAAACGTATATAACTAA
- a CDS encoding nucleotidyltransferase family protein: MQPTLVILAAGMASRYGSMKQTESFGPGGETIMDYSIYDAIRAGFQKVVFIIREDFADNFKAIFEPKLKGKIETAYVYQKLDAFTGDREIPAERTKPWGTGQAILCLKGTVNEPFAVINADDFYGADAFVKAYDFLLKKCNSKVFAVVAYRLVNTLSDNGSVSRGVLSTGSNNEMQGVTEHTKVFKEGDKIVFEEGDRKGELTSDTQVSMNFFCFGPNFIDLCESLFGSFLDANLQNPKAEFLMPYVADRFIKDGHGVIDVITTDAKWFGVTYKEDAPVVKASIEAQVNSGAYPPALWP, from the coding sequence ATGCAACCCACACTCGTGATACTGGCAGCTGGAATGGCCAGTCGTTATGGCAGCATGAAGCAAACAGAATCCTTCGGACCTGGAGGAGAAACCATTATGGATTATTCCATATATGACGCTATCCGCGCAGGTTTCCAAAAGGTAGTATTTATTATACGGGAGGATTTTGCTGACAACTTCAAAGCCATTTTTGAGCCTAAGCTGAAGGGTAAAATAGAGACAGCTTATGTGTACCAGAAGCTGGATGCTTTTACGGGTGACAGAGAAATACCTGCTGAAAGAACTAAACCCTGGGGAACCGGTCAAGCTATTTTATGTTTAAAAGGCACCGTGAATGAGCCATTTGCTGTAATTAACGCAGATGATTTTTATGGAGCTGACGCCTTTGTAAAAGCTTATGACTTTTTACTGAAAAAATGTAACAGTAAAGTATTTGCCGTAGTGGCTTACCGCCTGGTAAATACGTTAAGTGATAATGGTAGTGTTAGCCGTGGTGTATTATCCACCGGTAGCAACAACGAAATGCAAGGTGTTACCGAACATACCAAAGTGTTTAAAGAAGGCGATAAAATTGTGTTTGAAGAGGGCGACCGTAAAGGTGAGCTGACTTCCGATACACAGGTGAGCATGAACTTCTTTTGCTTTGGCCCTAATTTCATTGATTTATGTGAAAGCCTGTTTGGTAGCTTTTTGGATGCCAACCTGCAAAATCCTAAAGCTGAATTTTTAATGCCTTATGTGGCTGACCGTTTTATTAAGGATGGCCATGGTGTTATTGATGTAATTACAACAGACGCCAAATGGTTTGGTGTAACCTATAAAGAAGATGCACCGGTTGTGAAAGCCAGCATTGAAGCCCAGGTGAATTCAGGAGCTTATCCGCCTGCACTGTGGCCATAA
- a CDS encoding 1-aminocyclopropane-1-carboxylate deaminase/D-cysteine desulfhydrase, with the protein MHEATQYNARIIATFGGAWSNHIVAAAFACHLLQIPCKGFIRGEKPAVLSHTLLAAQSYGMELCYISREAYKNKEAIQQQHPAYYWINEGGYGVEGAHGAESILHLASHIEKYTHIVAATGTGTMLAGIIRAAHAGQQVIGISAMKGNMELEQQVKKLLTGQEAAEFTIQHAYHFGGYGKHPALLIDYIKQCWQQYQLPLDIVYTGKAFYAMEQMIQSHTIPQGSNVLFIHSGGLQGNLSLPTGTLPFS; encoded by the coding sequence TTGCACGAGGCCACCCAATATAATGCCAGAATTATAGCCACCTTTGGCGGAGCCTGGTCAAATCACATTGTAGCCGCCGCTTTCGCCTGCCACCTGTTACAAATTCCCTGTAAAGGTTTTATAAGAGGAGAAAAGCCTGCAGTGCTCTCCCACACACTTTTAGCGGCGCAATCTTATGGCATGGAATTGTGTTACATCAGCCGGGAAGCTTACAAAAACAAAGAAGCCATACAACAGCAACATCCCGCATACTACTGGATAAATGAAGGAGGATATGGTGTAGAAGGCGCTCATGGTGCAGAAAGTATTCTGCACCTGGCATCGCATATAGAAAAATATACACATATAGTTGCCGCTACGGGAACAGGCACCATGCTTGCCGGTATAATAAGGGCAGCGCATGCAGGCCAGCAGGTAATAGGTATTAGCGCCATGAAAGGCAATATGGAATTGGAGCAACAGGTAAAAAAATTACTCACCGGGCAGGAAGCAGCTGAATTTACCATACAACATGCTTACCATTTTGGGGGGTATGGCAAGCATCCTGCACTATTAATTGACTATATTAAACAATGCTGGCAGCAATATCAGTTACCATTAGATATTGTGTACACAGGCAAAGCATTTTATGCTATGGAACAAATGATACAATCACATACTATCCCGCAGGGTAGTAACGTTCTTTTTATTCATAGCGGCGGATTACAGGGTAACCTTTCGTTACCTACAGGTACGTTACCATTTTCATAA
- the lipB gene encoding lipoyl(octanoyl) transferase LipB, producing MKAVFFEDLGMRSYKEVWDYQEGLLKEGVSRKSREPKEQVENRLIFTEHPLVYTLGKSGKPEHVLLPKEGLEEKGIEYFHANRGGDITFHGPGQLVGYPILDLEQFKTDLGWYLRSLEEVFILTMATYGLKGERSAGETGVWMDADVKGKERKICAMGIRCSRWVTMHGFAFNVNTNLDYFNYIIPCGIQNKQVTSLEKELGGPVPFEEVKAEVKRNFEKVFEAKIL from the coding sequence ATGAAAGCCGTTTTTTTTGAAGACCTGGGCATGCGTTCTTACAAAGAAGTATGGGATTACCAGGAGGGATTATTGAAGGAAGGAGTAAGCAGGAAGTCCAGAGAGCCAAAAGAACAGGTGGAAAACCGGCTGATTTTTACGGAACACCCGCTGGTGTACACCCTGGGAAAGAGTGGCAAACCGGAGCATGTGCTGCTGCCGAAAGAGGGACTGGAGGAAAAAGGAATAGAATATTTTCACGCCAACAGGGGGGGAGATATCACTTTTCACGGCCCCGGCCAGCTGGTAGGGTATCCCATTTTAGACCTGGAGCAGTTTAAAACCGACTTAGGCTGGTATTTACGCAGCCTGGAAGAGGTATTTATTTTAACCATGGCCACTTATGGCCTGAAAGGGGAGCGTAGCGCCGGCGAAACAGGGGTGTGGATGGATGCAGATGTGAAGGGCAAAGAGCGTAAAATATGCGCCATGGGCATACGGTGCAGCCGGTGGGTAACCATGCACGGTTTTGCCTTTAATGTAAATACCAACCTGGATTACTTCAATTATATTATTCCCTGCGGTATACAGAATAAACAGGTTACTTCCCTGGAAAAAGAACTGGGCGGCCCGGTTCCGTTCGAGGAAGTAAAAGCAGAAGTAAAAAGAAACTTTGAAAAGGTTTTTGAAGCTAAAATTCTTTAG
- a CDS encoding RluA family pseudouridine synthase, producing MAEDLDIPQEETPDEVYERKVYHVDKGQEPMRIDKWVQIRLEGASRNKIQNAIEAGFLTVNGKQEKNNYKVRPGDEIVLMSLVNPDYTEVKPENIPLNIVYEDDAIMVVNKPPNMVVHPGVGNYTGTLLNGIAYHLLQQNPGLVEEDLPRYGLVHRIDKNTTGLLVIAKTSEAAAHLAKQFFNHTVSRKYVALVWGDVEQEEGTIEAHIARHERFRKQFAAYPEGEVGKHAITHYKVLERFHYTTLVECVLETGRTHQIRVHMKHIGHTLFNDWEYGGDRILKGTVYTKYKQFVDNCFDICSRCALHAKTLGFIHPVTQKEMFFESPVPDDILQVLDKWRTYVKAKASQINQEG from the coding sequence ATGGCAGAAGATTTGGACATACCGCAGGAGGAAACCCCCGACGAGGTGTATGAGCGAAAAGTGTATCACGTTGATAAGGGACAGGAACCTATGCGCATTGACAAATGGGTTCAAATACGACTGGAAGGTGCCAGCCGTAATAAAATCCAGAATGCTATAGAAGCAGGTTTTTTAACGGTAAACGGCAAACAGGAAAAGAATAACTATAAAGTAAGGCCCGGAGATGAAATAGTGCTCATGAGCCTGGTGAACCCTGATTATACAGAGGTTAAACCTGAGAACATTCCGCTGAACATTGTTTACGAGGATGATGCCATTATGGTTGTGAACAAACCACCTAATATGGTAGTGCATCCTGGCGTAGGCAACTACACCGGCACTCTGCTCAATGGTATTGCTTATCACCTGTTGCAACAAAACCCCGGCCTGGTAGAAGAAGATTTACCACGTTATGGCCTGGTGCACCGGATTGATAAAAACACTACCGGCTTATTGGTAATAGCCAAAACATCAGAAGCAGCTGCCCACCTGGCCAAGCAATTCTTTAACCATACCGTTTCGCGCAAATATGTGGCACTGGTGTGGGGCGATGTAGAGCAGGAAGAAGGTACCATTGAAGCCCATATAGCACGCCACGAACGCTTTAGAAAGCAGTTTGCCGCCTACCCCGAGGGCGAAGTAGGCAAACATGCCATTACCCATTATAAAGTGCTGGAACGTTTTCATTATACCACCCTGGTGGAATGTGTGCTGGAAACAGGCCGTACCCACCAGATTCGGGTGCATATGAAACATATTGGCCATACCCTGTTTAACGACTGGGAATATGGTGGCGACAGAATATTGAAAGGAACGGTGTATACTAAATACAAGCAGTTTGTAGATAACTGTTTTGACATATGTTCACGCTGTGCCCTGCACGCTAAAACACTGGGCTTTATACACCCCGTAACTCAAAAGGAAATGTTTTTTGAATCGCCTGTACCGGATGATATTTTACAGGTGCTGGACAAATGGCGTACGTATGTAAAGGCCAAAGCCAGCCAGATTAACCAGGAAGGCTAA
- the def gene encoding peptide deformylase yields MILPIVAYGAPVLRKVAQDITPEYPGLEKLIADMWETMYASSGVGLAAPQINRDIRLFVVDSAQIFENQEEDEKGEYPDEPGVKKVFINAHVMATDGKDWPYNEGCLSIPKIREDVMRAEKVTLTYQDENWKEYTETFNGITARVILHEYDHIEGKLFIDYLKPLKRKMLQGKLNDISKGKVRVDYKMTFAK; encoded by the coding sequence ATGATTTTACCAATTGTAGCTTACGGTGCACCTGTTTTAAGAAAGGTGGCACAGGATATTACTCCGGAATACCCGGGTTTGGAGAAGCTGATCGCTGATATGTGGGAAACCATGTATGCCAGCAGTGGGGTAGGGCTGGCTGCTCCTCAAATTAACCGCGACATTCGTTTGTTTGTTGTAGATAGTGCGCAGATTTTTGAAAACCAGGAAGAAGATGAAAAGGGCGAATACCCGGACGAACCTGGTGTTAAAAAGGTGTTTATTAATGCGCATGTGATGGCTACAGATGGCAAGGACTGGCCTTATAATGAAGGTTGTTTAAGCATTCCTAAGATCAGGGAAGACGTAATGCGTGCGGAAAAAGTAACGCTTACTTACCAGGATGAAAACTGGAAAGAGTATACGGAAACCTTTAACGGCATTACTGCCCGGGTTATTTTGCATGAATATGACCATATTGAAGGCAAGTTGTTTATAGACTATCTGAAACCTTTAAAAAGAAAGATGTTACAGGGTAAACTGAATGACATTAGTAAGGGTAAAGTACGGGTAGACTATAAAATGACCTTTGCCAAATAA
- the ruvX gene encoding Holliday junction resolvase RuvX: MARIICVDYGGKRTGLAVTDPMQIIATSLTTVETKELFPFLKNYFQQEQVELILVGEPKNWDESDTHATPLVNAFVKRLAKEFPAMPVKMVDERYTSKMASQAMVEMGMKKKDRQKKGNVDQIAATIMLQEYMRSLL, translated from the coding sequence ATGGCACGTATTATTTGTGTGGATTATGGTGGAAAGCGCACGGGGCTGGCAGTAACAGACCCGATGCAGATTATTGCCACCAGCCTTACTACGGTGGAAACCAAAGAACTTTTTCCGTTTCTGAAAAACTATTTTCAGCAGGAGCAGGTAGAACTGATACTGGTAGGAGAGCCTAAAAACTGGGACGAGAGCGATACACATGCCACCCCTTTGGTGAATGCTTTTGTGAAGCGGCTGGCGAAAGAATTTCCGGCTATGCCTGTGAAAATGGTGGATGAGCGGTATACTTCTAAAATGGCATCGCAGGCCATGGTGGAAATGGGAATGAAAAAGAAAGACCGCCAGAAAAAGGGCAATGTAGACCAGATTGCAGCAACTATTATGTTACAGGAGTATATGCGTAGTTTGCTGTAA
- a CDS encoding UbiA-like polyprenyltransferase → MSTVKNYLSLVKFSHTIFALPFALIGFSLGAFNGGLHTVSLNKSIGWAGDITNGLNFKETSIKLLLVLVCMVTARSAAMAFNRYLDRSFDAKNPRTAIREIPKGIISANSALRFVILNCVLFVIATFFINSICLFLSPIALFVILFYSYTKRFTPLCHLVLGLGLSLAPIGAYLAVTGRFDLLPILFSFAVIFWVSGFDVIYALQDIDFDQSQELYSIPSVLGKKKALRVSELLHVLSAACVMAAGVYGGFHVIFWVGIAVFVGMLIYQHSIVKPDDLSKVNIAFMTANGIASVVFGVLVIADLLIF, encoded by the coding sequence ATGAGTACTGTAAAGAATTATCTGAGCCTGGTAAAATTTTCACATACCATTTTTGCGCTCCCTTTTGCATTGATAGGTTTTTCGCTGGGAGCTTTTAATGGCGGCCTGCATACGGTAAGCCTGAACAAAAGCATTGGCTGGGCAGGTGATATTACCAATGGACTTAACTTTAAAGAAACCAGTATAAAGTTGTTGCTGGTATTGGTGTGCATGGTTACTGCCCGTAGTGCGGCTATGGCTTTTAACCGTTACCTGGATCGCAGTTTTGATGCTAAAAATCCGCGTACCGCCATTCGTGAAATACCCAAGGGCATTATTTCGGCCAACAGCGCTTTACGCTTTGTGATTTTAAACTGCGTGCTTTTTGTTATCGCTACTTTTTTTATCAATTCTATTTGTCTTTTCCTGTCGCCCATCGCTTTGTTTGTCATTCTTTTCTATAGCTATACCAAGCGTTTTACGCCTTTGTGCCACCTGGTGCTGGGGTTAGGCCTTTCGTTAGCGCCTATAGGAGCCTACCTGGCGGTAACAGGCCGTTTTGACCTGCTGCCTATTTTGTTTTCGTTCGCCGTTATTTTTTGGGTAAGTGGCTTTGATGTCATCTATGCCCTGCAGGATATTGATTTTGACCAGTCGCAGGAACTGTATTCTATACCCTCTGTATTGGGTAAGAAAAAGGCTTTGCGTGTTTCGGAGCTGTTGCATGTGTTAAGTGCAGCCTGCGTAATGGCAGCCGGTGTGTATGGTGGTTTTCATGTTATTTTCTGGGTGGGCATTGCGGTGTTTGTGGGGATGCTTATTTACCAGCATTCTATTGTAAAGCCGGATGATTTAAGTAAGGTGAATATTGCTTTTATGACTGCCAATGGTATTGCCAGCGTGGTGTTTGGCGTTTTGGTAATAGCTGATCTGTTGATTTTTTAA
- a CDS encoding RNA methyltransferase: MRKLSMDELGRKTVAEFKQASKNPVVAVLDNIRSMHNVGSVFRTADAFLAEGVVLCGYTPQPPHRDIHKTALGATESVDWVYTPTTLEAVLQLKEQGYRVLGIEQTEGSISLETYTAQPGEKIAVVFGNEVEGVDQDVLQHCDGCLEIPQLGMKHSLNISVAAGIVLWKLSEQRIIDLKRG, translated from the coding sequence ATGCGGAAACTTAGCATGGACGAACTGGGACGTAAGACTGTAGCGGAATTTAAGCAGGCTTCTAAAAATCCGGTGGTAGCCGTTTTGGATAATATCCGGAGTATGCATAACGTGGGTAGTGTGTTTAGAACAGCGGATGCATTTTTGGCAGAAGGAGTAGTTTTGTGTGGCTATACGCCGCAACCGCCACACCGCGACATTCATAAAACGGCGCTGGGCGCTACGGAGTCGGTAGATTGGGTGTATACACCTACTACCCTGGAAGCCGTATTGCAATTAAAAGAACAGGGCTACCGGGTGCTGGGTATTGAACAAACCGAAGGCAGCATTTCGCTGGAAACCTATACGGCCCAACCGGGTGAGAAAATAGCAGTGGTGTTTGGGAATGAAGTAGAAGGGGTGGATCAGGATGTGCTACAACATTGCGACGGTTGCCTGGAAATTCCGCAACTGGGCATGAAGCATTCTTTAAATATATCTGTGGCGGCGGGCATTGTGTTATGGAAATTATCTGAACAACGCATTATTGATTTAAAAAGAGGATAA